In Passer domesticus isolate bPasDom1 chromosome 9, bPasDom1.hap1, whole genome shotgun sequence, a genomic segment contains:
- the LOC135307308 gene encoding LOW QUALITY PROTEIN: protein BUD31 homolog (The sequence of the model RefSeq protein was modified relative to this genomic sequence to represent the inferred CDS: inserted 2 bases in 2 codons), whose product MPPVRSSRKAPXDGRELMEPTLDQLGQRTREVEMEQLKGKRRVESLWNIFRIHHQKTCYICDLFHTRKATSRELYGYCTKEXDKNLTAKWKKQGYGNLCCIQTRDTNFGTNCSCRVPKSKLEVGRIIECTHCGCRGCSG is encoded by the exons ATGCCcccagtgaggagcagcaggaaggctC TGGATGGCCGGGAGCTGATGGAGCCCACGCTGGACCAGCTGGGTCAGAGGACGAGAGAAGTGGAGATGGAGCAACTCAAAGGGAAAAGGAGAGTGGAGTCCCTCTGGAACATCTTCAGGATCCACCACCAGAAAACCTGTTACATCTGTGATCTCTTCCACACGAGGAAAGCAACCAGCAGAGAGCTCTATGGGTACTGCACCAAGG GAGACAAAAACCTGACTGCAAAGTGGAAGAAGCAGGGCTATGGGAATCTCTGCTGCATCCAGACTCGGGACACCAACTTTGGGAccaactgcagctgcagggtCCCCAAAAGCAAGCTGGAAGTG ggcAGAATCATTGAGTGCACTCACTGTGGAtgcagaggctgctctgggtgA